A single Eubalaena glacialis isolate mEubGla1 chromosome 18, mEubGla1.1.hap2.+ XY, whole genome shotgun sequence DNA region contains:
- the LAIR1 gene encoding leukocyte-associated immunoglobulin-like receptor 1 encodes MLPRPTTLLGLVLCLGHTIHTQAGTLPRRSTTAEPDSVSPQGWPVTIVCRGPAGVEGFRLERKENRSDFKDEDTVSQIGPQQTEARFSITAVHGDTAQHYQCLYRTGGLWSEPRDALELVVTDQASDPDPPHSSETQTHPQDAPTGLSTEHVYILIGVPVAFLLCLLLLGLFLLHRQHERKRGPPRSQSEEQRPQERLSPAVDVPDGTPDLATVYRFPEKNGEVDTSAPAAGGPQEVIYAQLDHPALAQRAARAVSLLSTEPTAKSSMYAALARN; translated from the exons ATGTTGCCCCGTCCCACCACCCTCCTGGGCCTAG TGCTCTGTCTGGGCCACACGATCCACACGCAGGCGG GGACCCTGCCCAGACGCTCCACCACGGCTGAGCCAGACTCTGTAAGCCCCCAGGGGTGGCCTGTGACCATTGTGTGCAGGGGCCCTGCTGGGGTTGAGGGATTCCGtctggagaggaaggaaaataGGAGTGACTTCAAGGATGAGGATACTGTGTCTCAAATTGGTCCACAACAGACAGAGGCCAGATTCAGCATCACCGCTGTGCATGGAGACACTGCCCAGCATTATCAGTGCCTCTATCGGACAGGTGGTCTCTGGTCTGAGCCCAGGGATGCCCTGGAGCTGGTGGTGACAG ATCAGGCCTCTGACCCAGACCCTCCTCACTCCTCGGAGACACAGACGCACCCGCAGGACG CTCCCACAGGCCTGTCGACAGAGCATGTTTATATTCTCATCGGGGTCCCTGTGGCCTTTCTCCTTTGTCTCCTCCTCCTGGGCCTTTTCCTCCTCCATCGTCAGCATGAGAGAAAACGGG GGCCCCCCAGAAGCCAAAGTGAGGAGCAGAGGCCCCAGGAGAG GCTCAGCCCAGCTGTTGACGTCCCAGATGGGACACCAG ATCTGGCCACTGTCTACAGATTTCCTGAGAAGAATGGAGAGGTGGATACCTCA GCCCCTGCTGCAGGAGGCCCCCAGGAGGTGATATATGCCCAGCTGGACCACCCGGCCCTCGCACAGAGGGCGGCCAGAGCTGTGTCCCTGCTGTCCACGGAGCCCACAGCCAAGTCCAGCATGTACGCAGCCCTTGCCAGAAACTGA